The following are from one region of the Anaeropeptidivorans aminofermentans genome:
- a CDS encoding MerR family transcriptional regulator, with translation MKIIKKKRYYTIGQFSKISNIPIKQLRYLDNKKILSPSIREIHNNYRYYSYEQLDKVILIKNLGNLGFSFNEVFKIMEDGNLENFIEDLRKNIGRKKTELDRALQAYEDNITFYKSVTEVYMKCAGKKAEESFEIITMPEAKIIGIRSHYNSNVNELFIDRMAQLQNLAKDNNISVNKELCAFLHSGYMRQFTESYGDLETFFTVKDTNIVSSDHIRTFPSFKSIKGLHKGSYCDLEDFYKKMECWAQKNNIPLTGKSLEVYRMGPDMVPNEEDYVTIIFLEIKE, from the coding sequence ATGAAAATTATAAAGAAGAAAAGATATTATACCATAGGCCAGTTTTCAAAAATAAGCAATATTCCCATAAAGCAGCTCAGGTATCTGGATAATAAGAAGATCCTATCTCCAAGCATTAGGGAGATACATAATAATTACCGTTATTACAGCTATGAGCAGCTTGATAAGGTTATCCTTATAAAAAATTTGGGAAACCTTGGATTTTCTTTTAATGAGGTTTTTAAGATTATGGAAGACGGCAATCTGGAAAACTTCATAGAAGACCTCAGGAAAAATATCGGCAGAAAAAAAACAGAATTAGACAGAGCCCTTCAGGCTTATGAAGATAATATCACCTTTTATAAAAGCGTTACGGAAGTTTATATGAAATGTGCCGGGAAAAAGGCGGAAGAAAGTTTTGAAATCATAACTATGCCGGAAGCAAAGATTATAGGAATCAGAAGCCATTATAATTCCAATGTAAATGAGCTTTTTATAGATAGAATGGCACAATTGCAGAATTTGGCAAAAGATAATAATATTTCGGTAAATAAAGAACTTTGTGCCTTTTTACACAGCGGCTATATGAGGCAGTTTACGGAAAGCTACGGAGACCTCGAAACCTTCTTTACGGTTAAGGACACCAATATTGTATCTTCCGATCATATTAGAACATTTCCTTCATTTAAATCCATAAAGGGCCTGCACAAAGGGTCTTATTGCGATTTAGAGGATTTTTATAAGAAAATGGAATGCTGGGCCCAAAAGAATAATATCCCTCTTACAGGCAAATCCCTTGAAGTATACCGCATGGGACCTGATATGGTTCCCAATGAGGAAGACTATGTAACAATTATATTTTTAGAGATAAAAGAATAG
- the gcvPA gene encoding aminomethyl-transferring glycine dehydrogenase subunit GcvPA codes for MCKEKIVYPYIPNSAPEAQKEMMDFVGVKDLWDLYEEIPESLKFREKLDIPDAILDEYSIKKHTEKILAKNKNCSEYTNFLGAGCAQHFIPAVVDEITTRGEFLTCYGAESWADHGKYQTFFEYNSMLAELLDTEVMSVPQYDGGQAAATSLAMANRINGRKQVLLPELMNPQNKSAVENYMASVQKELEVEVVYVGYNKETGAIDMADFKNKINSNVSAILIENPGFLGVLEPNAEEIGKLAKDAGAEFIVYVNPISLGVMEAPSNYGATITCGDLHSLGLHLSCGNGQAGFISTKAEAKYLNNYKDFIYGMAEPEVEGEYVFGNMLIERTHYAKRAFGKEYTGTGTNLWMVSAAVYMALMGPKGMEDVGSAILYNSQYAKKRFQELKNVEIKFDSPFFMEFVVDFSKTGKSVSEINEKLLEYKIFGGYDLSKDFDGLINCALYCVTEIISKEEIDGLMEALNEILA; via the coding sequence ATGTGTAAAGAAAAAATTGTATATCCATATATTCCAAACTCTGCACCGGAAGCACAAAAGGAAATGATGGATTTTGTGGGGGTAAAAGACCTTTGGGATTTATATGAGGAGATTCCCGAAAGCTTAAAATTCAGAGAAAAGCTGGACATACCCGATGCCATTCTTGATGAATACAGCATTAAAAAACACACGGAAAAAATACTTGCAAAGAATAAAAACTGCAGTGAATATACTAATTTTTTAGGAGCAGGCTGTGCCCAGCATTTTATCCCTGCAGTTGTTGATGAAATAACCACAAGGGGAGAGTTCCTTACCTGCTACGGGGCTGAAAGCTGGGCAGACCACGGAAAATACCAAACCTTCTTTGAGTATAATTCCATGCTTGCAGAGCTTCTTGACACAGAGGTTATGAGCGTTCCCCAGTATGACGGCGGTCAGGCTGCAGCCACTTCTTTAGCCATGGCAAATAGAATCAACGGCAGAAAGCAAGTTCTTCTGCCTGAGCTTATGAATCCCCAGAACAAATCCGCAGTAGAAAACTATATGGCCTCCGTTCAAAAGGAATTGGAAGTTGAAGTCGTATATGTAGGCTATAATAAAGAAACAGGCGCCATTGATATGGCGGACTTTAAGAATAAAATAAATAGCAATGTATCAGCGATATTAATTGAAAACCCGGGATTTTTAGGGGTTTTAGAGCCGAATGCAGAAGAAATCGGGAAGCTTGCAAAAGACGCCGGTGCGGAATTTATCGTTTATGTGAATCCCATTTCTCTCGGCGTCATGGAGGCGCCTTCAAATTACGGCGCAACTATTACCTGCGGAGATTTACATAGCTTAGGCCTTCATCTTTCCTGCGGAAACGGGCAGGCAGGATTTATTTCCACAAAGGCAGAGGCCAAATATCTCAATAACTATAAAGATTTTATATACGGCATGGCAGAGCCGGAGGTAGAAGGGGAATACGTATTCGGAAACATGCTTATTGAACGTACCCACTATGCAAAAAGGGCCTTCGGAAAAGAATATACCGGAACAGGCACAAATCTCTGGATGGTTTCCGCCGCCGTATACATGGCTTTAATGGGCCCTAAGGGAATGGAAGACGTAGGCTCTGCGATTCTCTATAACAGCCAGTACGCAAAGAAAAGGTTTCAGGAATTAAAGAATGTCGAAATTAAATTTGACAGTCCGTTTTTCATGGAATTTGTTGTGGATTTCAGCAAAACAGGAAAAAGCGTTTCAGAAATTAATGAAAAGCTCCTTGAGTATAAAATATTCGGCGGATACGACCTTTCAAAGGATTTTGACGGGCTTATAAACTGCGCTCTTTATTGTGTAACAGAAATCATCTCTAAAGAGGAAATCGACGGGCTTATGGAAGCCTTAAATGAAATTCTAGCTTAA
- the pdxR gene encoding MocR-like pyridoxine biosynthesis transcription factor PdxR, with product MIHLSFNPNSPPLYQQIYQQYKQQIYQGIWKAHERLPSKRTLAAELGVSITTVDTAYAQLVSEGFIQPLPKKGFFVCPLETLTQRQPRVIEPYSEKTEEKTVLVDFSTDGIDEIHFPYNTWRRIMKNVFNEYDKTLLKRTSSQGSEELREAISKYLYEARGVNCRQEQIVVGAGVDNLLQILSYILDKSWTIAMENPVYNRAYQMFNRMGHKVLPVDIDGEGIPVEPLQERNRVAVYITPSHQFPLGISMPIGRRVRLLNWAKSHKERYIIEDDYDSEFRYNTKPLPSLQSIDTHGRVIYLGSFSKSIAPSLRISFMVLPDSLLHIYRQDYGVFSSPVSGFEQKVLNEFIRQGHFERHLNKMRLLYKNKRALMDEELRAFDGKIQVSGESAGHHLLVRLNAGMSEAEMCRSALENGVRVYPISPYFVGKMPCQYEGNVLLGYGALSHEEIRLGIALLKKAWLQ from the coding sequence ATGATTCATTTATCCTTTAACCCTAACAGCCCCCCGTTATACCAGCAGATATATCAGCAATATAAGCAGCAAATTTATCAGGGAATATGGAAGGCTCACGAAAGGCTTCCTTCCAAACGTACTTTGGCAGCGGAGCTTGGGGTAAGCATTACCACAGTGGATACGGCCTATGCCCAGCTTGTTTCGGAAGGGTTTATTCAGCCTTTGCCTAAAAAAGGCTTTTTTGTCTGTCCTTTGGAAACCCTTACCCAAAGGCAGCCCAGAGTGATAGAGCCTTACAGTGAAAAAACAGAAGAAAAGACGGTGCTTGTTGATTTTTCAACAGATGGGATTGATGAAATACATTTTCCTTATAATACTTGGCGAAGGATAATGAAAAATGTATTTAACGAATATGACAAGACCCTTCTGAAACGCACCTCTTCCCAGGGGAGCGAAGAGCTTCGGGAGGCCATTTCAAAATATCTTTATGAGGCCCGGGGAGTGAACTGCCGGCAGGAGCAGATTGTAGTAGGGGCGGGGGTTGACAATTTGCTTCAGATTTTAAGCTATATTCTGGATAAAAGCTGGACCATCGCAATGGAAAACCCTGTCTACAACAGGGCATATCAAATGTTTAACAGAATGGGGCACAAGGTACTGCCGGTGGATATTGACGGCGAAGGCATTCCGGTAGAGCCCCTGCAGGAAAGAAATCGCGTGGCGGTATATATTACCCCTTCCCACCAGTTTCCTTTGGGTATCAGTATGCCCATCGGCCGTCGGGTGCGGCTTCTCAATTGGGCAAAATCCCATAAAGAGCGCTATATTATTGAAGATGATTATGACAGTGAATTCCGCTATAACACAAAGCCCTTGCCCTCACTGCAAAGCATCGATACCCATGGCAGGGTGATTTATCTGGGAAGCTTCTCAAAATCCATTGCCCCCAGCCTGCGCATTAGCTTTATGGTGCTGCCGGATTCTTTGCTCCATATTTACCGGCAGGATTACGGAGTGTTTTCTTCTCCTGTTTCAGGCTTTGAGCAGAAGGTACTGAATGAGTTTATTCGCCAAGGGCATTTTGAACGGCATCTAAATAAAATGCGGCTGCTCTATAAAAATAAAAGGGCCCTGATGGACGAAGAGCTCCGTGCCTTTGACGGCAAGATACAGGTCAGCGGCGAGAGTGCAGGTCATCATCTGCTGGTTCGGCTGAATGCCGGCATGAGTGAGGCCGAGATGTGCCGGTCCGCGCTGGAAAACGGAGTGCGGGTTTATCCCATATCGCCTTATTTTGTAGGCAAAATGCCTTGTCAATATGAAGGCAATGTATTGCTGGGCTATGGCGCTCTTTCACACGAGGAAATCCGCTTGGGAATCGCTCTGCTTAAAAAGGCGTGGCTGCAGTAA
- a CDS encoding extracellular solute-binding protein, protein MATMKDIARLAKVSQGTVSNVLNNKGNVSVERIKMVMNAAKELNYIINAPASQLRSQSGLAKIIAVILPNVIQPKYSAFFTSVHRIFQELNYIVLLFVTGDSPYVEKNAINTISTLRACGVVTVTSCKDAEEAYEPVKQRGGKVIFVEQEFCSNDIFIGFDYKAAGKIAAKKVLSEGCSNIGLMTGLDYYSSESMFEEGFMEYIKESGKDVSVHSIQSDYTVQLKSVLELISLCKKPDAIVTTGKNDYHVILQAYDNIICEKLPVIIAVVPSPNAENREGLNQYILDYSKLGKKVSDQMAELLDPEHNKPSSEHLYLEPDGWKNKSHENNIYFNRKGTVLNILLAASQSSEALKKMSPGFTKKTGISLNFDTMLLSDLADYLYQNPYTAEYDIVRTNLVTTPSFPLDALVPFEEHDFEQLTATMFPNVINTFSYVENVPCVIPFDISVHFLAYRKDLFSDPIISRGFFEAYGKELKVPTDYEEYNLISKFFTRSINKDSPVISGTTSILGDDTLLFTDFLLRYKNMGGIIASPKGEMVFDRDIAQEAIENYYEMLSYSIISSDSNRKDTGIITFAEGSTAMEHISTSYAPGILDLKKNYIDGRIGYEFLLGQSTYLGGGGLAILSGSKNPDGAEAFIKWACALPQARLFTLLGGTSPHAPVYKDMEILQVYPWLSLITESVNKDSMAMELSYFYRYPLEKEIGDVLRKIYNDKMEITHAGKITEEIFKKHYTGGISLARHDYSELKVKP, encoded by the coding sequence ATGGCTACGATGAAGGATATCGCGCGTTTGGCAAAGGTCTCTCAGGGAACCGTCTCAAATGTTTTGAATAATAAAGGAAATGTTTCTGTTGAACGAATAAAAATGGTCATGAATGCCGCCAAAGAATTAAATTATATTATTAACGCTCCAGCCAGCCAATTGCGCAGTCAATCAGGCCTTGCAAAAATAATAGCAGTTATTTTGCCTAATGTTATTCAGCCGAAATATTCGGCTTTTTTTACATCAGTACATAGAATATTTCAGGAGCTTAATTATATCGTTCTGCTCTTTGTTACCGGAGATTCTCCTTATGTTGAAAAAAATGCTATCAATACCATCTCAACCCTTAGAGCCTGCGGCGTCGTTACCGTAACCTCATGTAAAGATGCTGAAGAGGCCTATGAGCCGGTAAAGCAAAGAGGCGGAAAAGTTATTTTCGTTGAACAGGAGTTTTGCAGCAATGATATCTTTATAGGCTTTGATTATAAGGCTGCCGGCAAAATAGCCGCAAAAAAGGTCCTTTCGGAAGGCTGTTCCAATATCGGCCTTATGACAGGGCTTGACTATTATTCAAGTGAATCTATGTTTGAAGAAGGCTTCATGGAATATATCAAGGAATCCGGCAAAGATGTTTCCGTCCACAGCATTCAATCCGATTACACTGTCCAGCTTAAATCTGTACTTGAGCTTATCAGTCTCTGCAAAAAGCCCGACGCTATCGTAACCACCGGTAAAAATGATTACCACGTTATTCTTCAAGCCTATGACAATATCATATGTGAAAAACTTCCGGTAATCATAGCCGTTGTCCCAAGCCCCAATGCAGAAAATCGGGAAGGTCTTAACCAATATATCCTTGACTATTCAAAGCTTGGAAAAAAAGTAAGCGATCAAATGGCAGAGCTTCTGGATCCGGAACACAATAAACCCTCATCAGAGCATCTCTATCTGGAACCGGACGGCTGGAAAAATAAATCCCATGAAAACAATATATATTTTAACCGGAAAGGCACGGTTCTTAATATCCTCCTTGCTGCCAGCCAATCTTCCGAGGCGCTGAAAAAGATGTCCCCGGGCTTTACTAAAAAAACCGGTATATCCCTTAATTTTGACACGATGCTTTTATCTGACCTTGCCGATTATCTGTACCAAAACCCTTATACCGCCGAATATGACATTGTGCGGACGAATCTGGTTACAACGCCGTCGTTTCCTTTGGACGCTTTAGTGCCTTTTGAGGAGCATGATTTTGAACAATTAACCGCTACCATGTTTCCCAATGTGATTAATACATTTTCCTATGTAGAGAATGTGCCCTGCGTTATTCCTTTTGATATCAGCGTTCATTTTCTGGCCTACAGAAAGGACCTTTTCAGTGACCCGATTATCTCCCGGGGCTTTTTTGAAGCATACGGCAAAGAGCTTAAGGTTCCTACAGATTATGAGGAATATAATCTCATATCAAAATTCTTTACCCGGTCCATCAACAAGGATTCTCCCGTTATCAGCGGAACAACAAGTATCTTGGGAGACGATACCCTTTTATTTACGGATTTCCTGCTAAGGTATAAAAATATGGGGGGAATCATCGCAAGCCCTAAAGGAGAAATGGTATTTGACAGGGATATCGCCCAGGAAGCAATTGAAAATTATTATGAGATGCTTTCTTATTCCATTATCTCAAGCGACTCCAACCGAAAAGACACAGGTATCATTACCTTTGCCGAAGGAAGCACGGCAATGGAGCATATTTCAACCTCTTATGCCCCCGGAATATTAGATTTAAAGAAAAACTATATTGACGGGCGTATCGGGTATGAATTTCTTTTAGGCCAGTCTACCTATTTGGGGGGCGGCGGCCTCGCCATACTTTCCGGCTCCAAAAACCCGGATGGAGCGGAAGCCTTTATTAAATGGGCATGTGCCCTTCCTCAGGCACGGCTTTTCACATTGCTTGGCGGTACATCGCCGCATGCTCCCGTTTATAAAGATATGGAAATACTTCAAGTATATCCTTGGCTTAGTTTAATAACGGAATCTGTAAATAAAGATTCCATGGCTATGGAATTAAGTTATTTCTACAGATACCCTCTTGAAAAAGAAATCGGAGACGTATTAAGAAAAATATACAATGATAAAATGGAAATAACCCATGCGGGAAAAATAACAGAAGAAATCTTCAAAAAACATTATACCGGCGGAATTTCTCTTGCCCGCCACGATTATAGTGAACTTAAAGTGAAACCATAG
- a CDS encoding ECF transporter S component, with protein sequence MSSNVKNTSDTIRSIATGGLFIALVFVATMFINLRLPIASNGGLVHLGNVPLILGAALYGRKTGAVAGAFGMALFDLVSGWAAWAPFTFIIVGLMGYIIGVIAHSTGRISTFRLIMAIITAAIIKVTGYYAAEVLLYGNWVIPLGSIPGNLMQMGLAAVISLPAVRILYPICHNVQRA encoded by the coding sequence ATGAGTTCCAATGTAAAAAACACCTCTGACACAATCCGATCCATTGCCACAGGAGGGCTTTTTATTGCCTTGGTGTTTGTGGCGACTATGTTTATTAATCTCCGCCTGCCTATTGCCAGTAACGGGGGGCTTGTTCATCTTGGCAATGTGCCTCTGATACTTGGCGCAGCTCTGTATGGGCGTAAAACCGGCGCCGTTGCCGGAGCCTTCGGCATGGCACTGTTTGATTTAGTTTCCGGCTGGGCCGCCTGGGCGCCTTTTACCTTTATAATCGTAGGGCTTATGGGCTATATTATAGGGGTGATTGCTCATAGCACCGGCCGCATCAGCACCTTTCGTCTTATTATGGCAATAATAACGGCCGCCATTATCAAAGTAACCGGCTATTATGCCGCAGAAGTCCTGCTTTATGGAAACTGGGTCATACCCTTAGGTTCAATCCCCGGAAATCTCATGCAGATGGGGCTTGCAGCCGTAATTTCTTTGCCGGCAGTACGTATTCTTTATCCCATATGCCATAATGTTCAAAGGGCATAA
- a CDS encoding ATP-NAD kinase family protein, producing the protein MHKIGLIINPVAGIGGRVGLKGSDGEDIQRQAFEKGAVMEAENKTKIALEGLLPIKEALFFLTAPGIMGENLLQSMGFSYKVIGKAKPEKTSHEDTEESARLMKEEKPEILVFAGGDGTARNIYNAVGIDLTVMGIPAGVKIHSAVYANNPKSAGEALRLFLESRVNINVLQCEVMDIDEALFRNNRVQAKLYGYLSVPQIKNLMQHPKSGAKYQSHDIEGIAEEVIDIINKGDQDTRYIFGTGSTTFNILKHMNIEGTLLGIDVIYRNEILMKDCTEDQIFHLIEGKKVKLILTVIGGQGHVFGRGNQQLSPRVIRKIGTENIIIISSADKIYNLPGNILLVDTGDTALDKEIAGYRQIITGWQERIVCKISD; encoded by the coding sequence ATGCATAAAATCGGCCTCATTATAAACCCTGTTGCAGGCATCGGCGGAAGAGTAGGCTTGAAGGGCAGCGACGGGGAGGATATTCAACGGCAGGCTTTTGAAAAGGGCGCCGTTATGGAAGCGGAGAATAAAACAAAAATTGCCCTTGAAGGCCTGCTGCCTATAAAAGAAGCGCTGTTTTTTCTCACTGCCCCGGGGATTATGGGAGAAAATTTGCTTCAATCCATGGGTTTTTCTTATAAGGTCATAGGAAAGGCGAAACCTGAAAAAACAAGCCATGAGGATACGGAAGAATCTGCAAGGCTTATGAAAGAAGAAAAACCGGAAATATTAGTCTTTGCCGGCGGAGATGGTACGGCAAGAAATATATATAATGCCGTAGGTATTGATTTAACCGTTATGGGCATCCCTGCCGGCGTGAAGATACATTCTGCTGTTTATGCAAATAATCCAAAGTCTGCAGGAGAAGCCCTAAGGCTCTTTTTGGAAAGCAGAGTTAATATTAATGTGCTCCAATGTGAGGTCATGGATATTGATGAGGCGCTTTTCAGAAACAATAGAGTTCAGGCAAAGCTTTATGGATATTTATCCGTACCCCAGATAAAAAACCTGATGCAGCACCCCAAATCAGGGGCGAAATATCAAAGCCATGATATTGAGGGCATTGCAGAGGAAGTTATAGATATTATAAATAAAGGGGATCAGGATACCCGTTATATTTTCGGCACGGGAAGCACGACCTTCAATATTCTTAAACATATGAATATTGAAGGCACCCTTCTTGGAATCGATGTTATCTATCGAAACGAAATTCTTATGAAAGACTGTACCGAAGACCAAATATTCCATCTTATTGAAGGAAAGAAGGTTAAACTCATTCTTACTGTCATCGGCGGGCAGGGCCACGTTTTCGGCAGGGGAAACCAGCAGCTTAGCCCAAGAGTGATTCGGAAAATTGGTACGGAAAACATCATAATCATTTCTTCCGCGGATAAAATTTATAATCTGCCGGGGAATATCCTTCTTGTGGATACGGGAGATACTGCGCTGGATAAGGAAATAGCCGGCTATCGCCAGATTATCACCGGCTGGCAGGAAAGAATAGTATGTAAGATTTCTGATTGA
- the gcvPB gene encoding aminomethyl-transferring glycine dehydrogenase subunit GcvPB gives MDQKTLLRNFHEAKWDEPIIFEMSTAGERGVLVPDASREIKEEIKEEKAIIPEGLRRKKAPCLPEVGQMRVNRHYMRLSQEVLGNDISVDIGQGTCTMKYSPKVQEHLVSRNPNIADVHPLQDESTIQGILEIYHHTENYLKSISGMDVFSFQPGGGAHAIYTNALIIRKYFEDKGENRDEIVTTIFSHPADAGAPATCGYKVIDLMQDNELGYPALEAFKAALSEKTAAVFITNPEDTGIFNPRIKEYVEAAHAVGAIAVYDQANVNGIMGITRAKDAGFDLIHYNLHKTFSSPHGGMGPGVGALGAKEFLKDFLPKPAVVKEGEQFRLDYDIKKSVGKVRSFYGNAAIVVRVYMWLRSLGSDGVREAAMCAVLNNQYTVKKVSAIKGVTMYYAEGKRRIEQCRYSWEQLKNDTGFGTEDVQRRLVDYSMEHYWESHHPHIVPEPFTLEPTDSYSKKDIDEFVAVLEKIAWECYNQPEIIKTAPHNAPCHGIKNYYEENPENVICSWRQYLKKKEKKNA, from the coding sequence ATGGATCAAAAGACATTACTGCGCAATTTCCATGAAGCAAAATGGGATGAACCTATTATATTTGAAATGAGTACAGCAGGGGAAAGAGGCGTTTTGGTTCCTGATGCAAGCCGTGAAATAAAAGAAGAAATTAAGGAAGAAAAAGCCATTATACCGGAAGGGTTAAGAAGAAAGAAGGCCCCCTGCCTTCCGGAGGTTGGACAAATGAGAGTAAACAGGCATTACATGCGGCTTTCCCAAGAGGTATTGGGAAATGACATCAGCGTAGACATCGGCCAAGGTACCTGCACCATGAAGTACAGCCCTAAGGTTCAGGAGCATTTAGTTTCCAGAAACCCGAATATTGCAGACGTTCACCCATTGCAGGACGAATCTACCATACAGGGGATACTTGAAATTTATCACCATACGGAAAACTATCTTAAAAGCATTTCCGGTATGGACGTATTTTCATTCCAGCCGGGAGGCGGTGCCCATGCCATATATACAAATGCGCTTATTATAAGAAAGTATTTTGAGGACAAAGGGGAAAACAGGGACGAAATTGTGACTACCATCTTCTCGCACCCCGCCGATGCAGGAGCCCCTGCCACCTGCGGATATAAGGTAATAGACCTTATGCAGGATAATGAGCTTGGCTATCCTGCTTTGGAAGCCTTTAAAGCGGCATTATCTGAAAAAACGGCCGCCGTATTTATTACAAATCCTGAGGATACAGGGATATTTAACCCAAGAATAAAAGAATATGTAGAAGCCGCCCATGCCGTAGGTGCCATCGCCGTATACGATCAGGCAAACGTGAACGGTATTATGGGTATCACAAGGGCTAAAGATGCTGGCTTTGACTTGATTCATTATAATTTACATAAAACATTTTCCTCTCCTCACGGCGGAATGGGCCCCGGCGTCGGTGCCTTAGGGGCAAAGGAATTCCTTAAGGACTTTCTGCCTAAGCCTGCCGTTGTAAAAGAAGGAGAACAATTCAGGCTTGACTACGATATAAAGAAAAGCGTAGGCAAAGTAAGGTCTTTCTATGGCAATGCCGCTATCGTGGTAAGAGTCTATATGTGGCTGCGCTCCTTGGGAAGCGACGGTGTAAGGGAAGCTGCCATGTGCGCCGTTTTAAATAATCAGTATACAGTTAAAAAGGTTTCTGCCATAAAAGGCGTTACCATGTATTATGCTGAGGGCAAAAGAAGAATCGAACAATGCCGCTATAGCTGGGAACAGCTTAAAAACGATACGGGCTTCGGCACGGAAGACGTACAGAGAAGGCTTGTAGACTACAGTATGGAGCATTACTGGGAATCGCATCACCCCCATATTGTGCCTGAACCTTTTACCCTTGAGCCTACAGATTCTTACAGCAAAAAGGACATTGACGAATTCGTAGCAGTTCTTGAGAAAATCGCATGGGAATGCTATAACCAGCCGGAAATCATAAAGACAGCCCCTCATAACGCCCCCTGCCACGGCATTAAAAACTATTATGAAGAAAACCCTGAAAATGTAATATGCTCATGGAGACAGTATTTAAAAAAGAAGGAAAAGAAAAATGCATAA
- a CDS encoding M20 family metallopeptidase yields the protein MDPKKEIMELVDAKTKLFTDGNDKVWEFAETRFATEKSANVWCELLENEGFKITRGLANMEHAFVGEYGSGKPVIGILAEYDALGNMSQVADCPVEKQLVKGGNGHGCQHHLLGTGAIAGAVGIKDYMEKHNIPGTIKMFGCPAEESGYGKAFMARDGVFDGLDCALTWHPMSSTGIMDTSCLAVFQAYFHFKGISSHAANAPEHGRSALDAAELMNIGVNFLREHIIDEGRIHYAFMDAGGLSANVVQPTATLYYFVRAPKTWQVQEIYDRVVRIAKGAAMMTDTELTIEFDSAASDVLINKELSLAVYDNLKLVAPLEYTKEEYEYMQQFYDQLSESTKRRIFQNLKNSNPDKSDEEILEMSKSSINTFLQPPLFPNKPLMGSNDVGDVSWVTPTCQFSIASTANGTPPHSWQWVAVGKSSVAHKAAIAAGKTIAMTALDLINTPELLEKIQAEHLANLNGYVYKSAIPPEVMPR from the coding sequence ATGGACCCAAAAAAAGAGATTATGGAACTCGTTGACGCGAAAACCAAACTTTTTACCGACGGCAACGATAAGGTTTGGGAATTTGCAGAAACCCGTTTTGCTACGGAAAAATCTGCCAATGTTTGGTGTGAGCTTCTTGAAAATGAGGGTTTTAAAATCACCAGGGGCCTTGCCAACATGGAGCATGCTTTCGTCGGAGAATACGGCAGCGGCAAGCCGGTCATCGGCATATTGGCCGAGTATGACGCTTTAGGCAACATGAGTCAGGTAGCCGATTGCCCTGTGGAAAAGCAGCTTGTTAAAGGCGGCAACGGTCATGGCTGTCAGCACCACCTTCTTGGCACCGGTGCAATTGCCGGAGCCGTAGGCATAAAGGATTATATGGAAAAGCACAATATCCCCGGTACAATTAAGATGTTCGGCTGTCCGGCGGAAGAAAGCGGCTACGGCAAAGCCTTCATGGCAAGAGACGGCGTATTTGACGGCTTAGACTGCGCCCTCACATGGCACCCCATGTCTTCTACAGGCATTATGGACACTTCATGCCTGGCAGTATTTCAGGCTTATTTCCACTTTAAAGGCATCTCCTCCCATGCCGCCAACGCCCCTGAACATGGAAGAAGCGCCCTTGATGCCGCCGAGCTTATGAATATCGGCGTAAATTTCTTAAGGGAGCATATTATAGATGAGGGCCGTATTCATTATGCCTTCATGGACGCAGGTGGCTTATCGGCAAACGTTGTACAGCCTACAGCAACCCTGTATTACTTTGTAAGAGCACCGAAAACCTGGCAGGTTCAGGAAATATACGATAGAGTCGTGCGCATAGCAAAGGGCGCCGCCATGATGACGGATACAGAGCTTACAATCGAGTTTGACTCTGCCGCCTCTGATGTACTTATTAATAAAGAGCTTTCTTTGGCTGTTTATGATAATCTTAAGCTTGTTGCACCTTTAGAGTATACTAAGGAAGAGTACGAATATATGCAGCAATTTTATGACCAGCTTAGTGAATCTACCAAAAGGCGTATTTTCCAAAATCTTAAAAACAGCAATCCCGACAAATCCGATGAAGAAATTCTTGAAATGTCCAAAAGCTCCATCAATACCTTCCTTCAGCCGCCCCTCTTCCCAAATAAACCTCTCATGGGCTCTAACGACGTGGGCGATGTCAGCTGGGTAACGCCTACCTGTCAGTTTTCCATTGCCTCTACGGCAAACGGAACCCCGCCCCATTCATGGCAGTGGGTAGCCGTTGGAAAATCAAGCGTAGCTCATAAGGCCGCGATTGCCGCAGGAAAAACCATTGCTATGACGGCTCTTGACCTTATTAACACTCCAGAGCTTCTTGAAAAAATACAGGCTGAGCATTTAGCAAACCTCAACGGTTATGTTTATAAAAGTGCAATCCCCCCTGAAGTAATGCCAAGGTAA